ACATCCCGACAAAGCCTGCCATGGCGAAGCCTGTCCGTTGGCCAAGGGGTTCTACGACCGCCTGCCTGCCGCGCGCCAGGCGGCGCTGCAAAGCGCCTGGCTGGATCGGGCCGGCGTTCGCGACACGGCGCTGGCGCATGGCATCTGCCCCTATTACCTGAGCCAGGAACTGGCGCGCTGGGCCGACGTGGTGGTCGCCGACTACAACTACTGGTTCGACCTCAGTGCGCTGCTGTTCGGCCTGGCGCAGCTCAACCAGTGGCAAGTCGGCGTACTGGTCGACGAGGCGCACAACATGGTCGAGCGCAGCCGCGCGATGTACAGCGCCAGCCTCGACCAGCAGAGCCTCGCCGAGGTCATCCCCACCGCACCGGAGCCGGTGAAGAAGGCGCTGCAACGCCTCAACCGCCAGTGGAATGCCCTGAACAAGGAGCACACCCAGAGCTACCAGGCCCTCGGTCAGCTGCCGGAGCGTCTGCTGGGCAGCCTGGGCGGTTGCATCACTGCGCTGAGCGACCACTTCAACGCGCATCCGCAGCAGGCCACCGACGCGGCCCTGCAGGGCCTGTACCTGCAATTGATCGGCTTCACGCGCATCGCCGAGCTGTTCGACGAGCATTTCATCTGCGATGTCACCCGCCGCGACCTCGGCCGCCAGCGTGTGCGTTCGCGCCTGAGCCTGCGCAATGTGGTGCCGGCACGCTTCATCGGTCCACGGTTGGCGGCGTCGCGCAGCACCGTGCTGTTCTCCGCGACGCTCACGCCGCAGCCGTTCTACACCGACCTGCTGGGCCTGCCGGCCGGTACGGTATGGATCGACGTCGAATCGCCTTTTTCCGCCGAACAGTTGCAGGTGCACGTGGTCAGCCGGATCTCCACGCGCTACACCCACCGCCACGCCTCGCTGGCGCCGATCGTCGAGCTGATGGCCGCGCAGTACTGCGAGCGACCGGGCAACTATCTGGCGTTCTTCAGTAGTTTCGATTACCTGCAACAGGTGCTGGAGCGGCTGCGCCAGGTCCATCCGGAACTGCCGGTGTGGAGCCAGGCCCGGGGCATGAGCGAGGCCGAGCGCGAGGCGTTTCTGGCGCGCTTCACGGCAGACGGGCAGGGCATCGGCTTCGCCGTGCTGGGCGGCGCCTTCGGCGAGGGCATCGACCTGCCGGGCGCGCGGCTGATCGGCGCGTTCGTCGCCACCCTGGGGCTTGCCCAGCTCAACCCGATCAACGAGCAGTTCAAGCAGCGTATGGCTGCGTTGTTCGGTGCGGGCTACGATTACACCTATCTGTATCCGGGCCTGCAGAAAGTGGTGCAGGCCGCTGGCCGGGTGATCCGCACCCGTGAAGACCGGGGCGTGGTGCATCTGATCGACGACCGTTTCGCCGAAGCCAAGGTGCAGCGCCTGCTGCCGCGCTGGTGGCAGATCGACTGAAGTCCGTCACGGGCTGAATCAAAGCCGAGCAACTTGGTCAGAGTGCCAGTAAACTGCCGCTGTCCGGCGCGCCCGGCAGTGATTTCTACTTTCTATGGAGGTTGCATGAGTCTCAGTCCACTCGCCGGCAAGCTGGCACCCGAGCATCTGCTGGTCGACATCCCACGACTGGTCACGGCCTATTACACCGGCCAGCCGGATGCCTCGGTGGCGACCCAGCGTGTGGCCTTCGGTACGTCCGGGCACCGCGGCACCTCCTTCGAGCTGAGTTTCAACGAATGGCACGTTCTGGCGATCAGCCAGGCGATCTGCCTGTATCGCAAGAGCCAGGGCATCGATGGCCCGCTGTTCCTCGGTGCCGACACCCACGCGCTGTCCACCCCGGCCGCCGCCAGCGCCCTGGAAGTGCTGGCCGCCAATGGCGTGCAGGTGATGATCGCCGAGAACGACGAATACACCCCGACTCCGGCGGTGTCCCACGCGATTCTCTGCTACAACCGCGGCCGCAGCAGCGGCCTGGCCGACGGCATCGTCATCACCCCGTCGCACAATCCGCCGCAGAGCGGCGGCTTCAAGTACAACCCGCCCAATGGCGGCCCAGCCGACAGCGACGTCACCAAGTGGATCGAGAACAAGGCCAATGAACTGCTGGCCGGCAAGCTCGCCGATGTCTCGCGCATCAGCCACGAGCAGGCCCTGCGCGCCGACACCACGCATCGCCATGACTACGTGAATACTTACGTGGCCGACCTGCAGAGCGTCATCGACCTCGAAGTGATCCGCAATGCCGGCCTGAAACTGGGTGTCGACCCGCTGGGCGGTGCCGGGGTGCGCTACTGGCAGGCCATCGCCGAGCACTACAAGCTCGATCTCGACGTGGTCAACCCGCATGTGGACGCGACCTTC
The Pseudomonas sp. DTU_2021_1001937_2_SI_NGA_ILE_001 DNA segment above includes these coding regions:
- a CDS encoding ATP-dependent DNA helicase, which produces MSLTDSSADSPRYRVAVRALCEFTAKAGDLDLRFTPSPSAQEGIAGHQKVAARRGPEYQAEIPLSGEFEALSVRGRADGYDPLLNQLEEVKTYRGELDAMPDNHRHLHWAQVKVYGWLLCEARGLAEVNLALVYFNVATERETLIRQRLGREELRAFFVHQCQLFLDWARQELAHAAERNQALTLLSFPHVQMRSGQRVLAESVYKAASTGRCLMAQAPTGIGKTLGTLFPLLKAMPVRQLDKLLFLTAKTPGRQLALDALQTLDRHAQGLPLRVLELVARDKACEHPDKACHGEACPLAKGFYDRLPAARQAALQSAWLDRAGVRDTALAHGICPYYLSQELARWADVVVADYNYWFDLSALLFGLAQLNQWQVGVLVDEAHNMVERSRAMYSASLDQQSLAEVIPTAPEPVKKALQRLNRQWNALNKEHTQSYQALGQLPERLLGSLGGCITALSDHFNAHPQQATDAALQGLYLQLIGFTRIAELFDEHFICDVTRRDLGRQRVRSRLSLRNVVPARFIGPRLAASRSTVLFSATLTPQPFYTDLLGLPAGTVWIDVESPFSAEQLQVHVVSRISTRYTHRHASLAPIVELMAAQYCERPGNYLAFFSSFDYLQQVLERLRQVHPELPVWSQARGMSEAEREAFLARFTADGQGIGFAVLGGAFGEGIDLPGARLIGAFVATLGLAQLNPINEQFKQRMAALFGAGYDYTYLYPGLQKVVQAAGRVIRTREDRGVVHLIDDRFAEAKVQRLLPRWWQID